In Spinacia oleracea cultivar Varoflay chromosome 5, BTI_SOV_V1, whole genome shotgun sequence, a single window of DNA contains:
- the LOC130460870 gene encoding ribosomal protein S3, mitochondrial-like, with product MARKGNPISVRLDLNRSSDSSWFSDYYYGKLVYQDINLRSYFGSIRPPTRLTFGFRLGRCIIIHFQKTTFINFFLPRRPQRRKRRTKSRPGKKKGRWWELGKVGPIECLYSSEGRKEEPNEVRGRRAGKRVGSIRLDDQKKQNEIRVWPKKKQRYGYHDRSPSIKKNLSKSLRVSGAFKHPKYAEVVNDIAFLIENDDSFKKTKLFKFFFPKKSRYDGPTRHLLKRTLPSARPSLNYSVMQYLLHTKNKIHFDPVLVLNHFVAPGVVEPSTMKRANTQGRRLDKRIRSRIAFFLESSTSDKKCLAEAKKRLTHFIRQANDLRFAGRRKTAISLFPFFGATFFFPRDGVRVYKALFFKDAREQLLGQLRRKCWNLLGKDKVIKLIEKFIDLGGIRELIKGIEMMIEIILKNRRIPYGYNSYLNEVKKMRSLLSNRTNTNTLIESVKIKSVYQSASSIAQDISFQPKKKRGSFRSIFSKIVKKIPLVMKKGVEGIRICCSGRLEGVEIARTECGKYGKTSCNVLHQKIDYASAEVSTRYGIVGVKVWISYSKKEKGRAISET from the coding sequence ATGGCACGAAAAGGAAATCCGATTTCGGTAAGACTTGATCTGAATCGTAGTTCGGATTCAAGTTGGTTTAGTGATTATTATTATGGTAAATTAGTATATCAAGATATCAATCTGAGATCTTATTTTGGTTCGATACGTCCACCTACGAGACTTACCTTTGGCTTTCGCCTCGGTAGGTGTATTATTAtacattttcaaaaaacaacaTTCATTAATTTCTTTCTTCCTCGTCGACCACAACGACGGAAACGACGCACAAAATCCAGACCCGGAAAGAAGAAGGGCCGGTGGTGGGAATTGGGGAAAGTCGGGCCAATCGAGTGTCTTTATTCAAGCGAGGGTAGAAAAGAAGAACCAAACGAAGTGAGAGGCCGAAGGGCCGGGAAAAGAGTCGGGTCGATCAGGCTCGACGACCAGAAAAAGCAAAACGAAATCAGGGTTTGGCCAAAAAAGAAGCAACGCTATGGATACCATGACCGATCACCATCGATAAAGAAGAATCTTTCTAAATCACTTCGAGTCAGCGGGGCCTTCAAGCATCCGAAATACGCCGAGGTTGTAAATGACATAGCCTTTCTGATAGAAAATGATGATTCCTTCAAAAAAACGAAGTTATTCAAGTTCTTTTTCCCCAAGAAGTCCCGCTACGACGGCCCGACAAGACATCTACTTAAAAGGACCCTCCCTTCAGCGCGCCCTTCCTTGAATTATTCGGTCATGCAATACTTATTGCATACAAAGAACAAAATTCATTTCGATCCCGTCCTAGTTCTCAATCATTTCGTGGCACCGGGCGTGGTTGAGCCATCCACGATGAAGAGAGCTAATACGCAGGGAAGACGCTTAGATAAGAGAATACGTTCTCGCATcgctttttttttggaaagctCGACCAGCGATAAAAAGTGTTTGGCCGAAGCCAAAAAGAGGTTGACCCACTTCATTCGCCAAGCGAATGATCTTCGCTTCGCGGGAAGAAGAAAAACCGCCATCTCGCTCTTTCCTTTCTTCGGTGCTACCTTTTTCTTTCCAAGGGATGGAGTTAGAGTTTATAAAGCCCTCTTTTTTAAAGATGCCCGGGAACAACTCCTAGGTCAATTAAGGAGAAAATGTTGGAACCTCTTGGGTAAGGATAAGGTAATCAAATTGATAGAAAAATTCATAGATCTAGGTGGGATAAGAGAATTGATAAAGGGAATAGAGATGATGATAGAGATCATACTGAAAAACAGAAGAATTCCTTACGGGTATAACTCTTATTTGAACGAAGTGAAAAAAATGCGATCTTTGTTGTCTAATAGAACAAACACTAATACCTTAATTGAATCGGTCAAGATCAAATCTGTTTATCAAAGTGCTTCTTCGATTGCTCAAGACATATCTTTTCAAccgaaaaagaaaagaggatcATTTCGttctatttttagtaaaatAGTGAAAAAGATTCCATTAGTAATGAAAAAGGGGGTAGAGGGGATCCGTATATGTTGTTCAGGTCGATTAGAAGGTGTAGAAATTGCTAGAACTGAATGCGGAAAGTATGGAAAAACATCCTGTAATGTATTACACCAGAAAATTGATTATGCTTCTGCGGAAGTATCTACTCGTTACGGAATCGTAGGTGTCAAAGTGTGGATTTCTTatagtaaaaaagaaaaaggacgTGCTATATCCGAAACGTAA